Proteins found in one Promicromonospora sukumoe genomic segment:
- a CDS encoding carbohydrate ABC transporter permease, with protein sequence MRRAGSRATGIVAIAVSVVVFLVPFAFIFLTASKDASSASRLEFTWPTQWAFTENLTEVLTTRDGIVVRAFLNSTVLTVVSVAVMVVLAAMVGYLLQRRKSRLNPVVNFFVLAGLIVPPAVVPTIWVLQQTGLFKTMPGLILIEATFGLSFCVLLFRAFVATIPRELDEAAIIDGAGPLRLFFAVILPLLRPVIITIVVVQAVNVFNDFTNPLYFLPGDENATVQLTLYNFQSQMVSQFNLLFMDILLITVPPLVMYIFFNRQIVAGMTSGAVKG encoded by the coding sequence ATGAGACGCGCCGGGTCCCGGGCCACGGGCATCGTGGCCATCGCGGTGTCGGTCGTGGTCTTCCTCGTGCCGTTCGCGTTCATCTTCCTGACGGCGTCCAAGGACGCGTCGTCGGCGTCGCGCCTGGAGTTCACGTGGCCCACGCAGTGGGCCTTCACCGAGAACCTGACCGAGGTGCTGACCACCCGCGACGGCATCGTCGTGCGGGCGTTCCTCAACTCCACAGTGCTCACCGTGGTGAGCGTGGCGGTCATGGTGGTGCTCGCGGCGATGGTCGGGTACCTGCTCCAGCGCCGGAAGTCGCGGCTCAACCCGGTCGTGAACTTCTTCGTGCTCGCGGGGCTCATCGTGCCGCCCGCCGTCGTGCCGACCATCTGGGTGCTGCAGCAGACCGGGCTGTTCAAGACCATGCCCGGCCTGATCCTCATCGAGGCGACGTTCGGGCTCTCGTTCTGCGTGCTGCTGTTCCGCGCGTTCGTGGCGACCATCCCGCGCGAGCTCGACGAGGCGGCGATCATCGACGGCGCCGGGCCGCTGCGGCTGTTCTTCGCCGTCATCCTGCCGCTGCTGCGGCCCGTGATCATCACGATCGTCGTGGTCCAGGCGGTCAACGTGTTCAACGACTTCACCAACCCGCTGTACTTCCTGCCCGGCGACGAGAACGCGACCGTGCAGCTCACCCTCTACAACTTCCAGAGCCAGATGGTCAGCCAGTTCAACCTGCTGTTCATGGACATCCTGCTGATCACGGTGCCGCCGCTGGTCATGTACATCTTCTTCAACCGCCAGATCGTGGCCGGCATGACGTCCGGCGCGGTCAAGGGCTGA
- a CDS encoding alpha-L-rhamnosidase, with translation MNDDTPTTAGTRVREVRVERRTDGAFADTPTPRLSWTVESDVPGWWQAGAEVRLDGGEALRLDTDESRFVPWPFDPLTPHARHTLEVRVTGTDGGTSPWSDPVTVRSVFLADGEWAGRFVGLAGPGPDDDATPGLLRTELDLPGDVARATLYASAHGVYQVEINGQDVDDAVLKPGWTAYQHRLVHEATDVTALLRTGANAVGVRLAGGWWTEKYGFHGAAQTFYGEQPAAAVHLHVELADGTIRVLTTGPDWRGAVAGVVVASGIYAGERVDAGRAVSGWSLPGFDDAAWAPVRVDASDVVPEPAIAEPVRRVGELSVREVITTPSGRTVLDFGQNLVGRLRVRVTGERGQVITLRHAEVLEHGELGVRPLRHAAATDHLVLSGGDDTFEPEFTFHGFRYAEVDGWPGELDLEAARAAVTAVVISSDMRRTGWFESSDERVNRLHENVVQGMRGNFVSLPTDCPQRDERLGWTGDIQVFGPTASYLFDSNAFLASWLRDVAAEQAARGGVCPIVVPFVLPFGSKPAAAWGDAAAVVPTTLLERFADRRALAEQYPSMRAWADVLLDLSGERLLWEGMFQFGDWLDPDAPPDDPAGAKTDPDIVASAYLVRSLQLVTRAAREVGDAAGVERYGDLAERARLAWAAEYTTPSGRIVSDAQTAYALAITFDLVDDATRAVMGDRLAWLVRRAGYRIGTGFVGTPIIQDALTGTGHADVAGRLLLQTGVPSWLYAVTMGATTVWERWDSMLPDGSINPGEMTSFNHYAFGAVADWLHRTVAGLAPDAAGYRRLRVAPVPIAGLDHAVTRFSTPYGLAEAGWVARDGEIVVHTVVPPNASAVVVLPDGSGEFEVGAGRHEWTVPDPRDRSVPPPVTLGSTLGAVADDPEAFATVLAAVEAADTGHTGALRSLKEWTDQRTLEEELVRLPSGAPEQVRTALDDLNARRGAVVAG, from the coding sequence ATGAACGACGACACCCCGACCACCGCCGGCACCCGCGTCCGTGAGGTGCGCGTGGAGCGGCGCACCGACGGCGCGTTCGCCGACACGCCCACCCCGCGCCTGAGCTGGACCGTCGAGTCCGACGTGCCCGGCTGGTGGCAGGCCGGAGCGGAGGTACGGCTCGACGGCGGGGAGGCGCTCCGCCTGGACACCGACGAGTCGCGGTTCGTGCCCTGGCCGTTCGACCCACTGACGCCGCACGCCCGGCACACGCTGGAGGTGCGCGTCACCGGCACCGACGGCGGCACCTCGCCCTGGAGCGACCCCGTCACCGTGCGCAGCGTCTTCCTGGCCGACGGCGAGTGGGCGGGCCGGTTCGTGGGCCTGGCCGGCCCGGGGCCCGACGACGACGCCACGCCCGGGCTGCTGCGGACCGAGCTCGACCTGCCCGGCGACGTCGCCCGCGCCACGCTCTACGCGTCCGCGCACGGCGTCTACCAGGTCGAGATCAACGGGCAGGACGTCGACGACGCCGTGCTCAAGCCCGGCTGGACCGCCTACCAGCACCGGCTGGTGCACGAGGCCACCGACGTCACCGCGCTGCTGCGGACCGGCGCCAACGCCGTCGGCGTCCGCCTGGCGGGCGGGTGGTGGACCGAGAAGTACGGCTTCCACGGCGCCGCCCAGACCTTCTACGGCGAGCAGCCGGCCGCGGCCGTGCACCTGCACGTCGAGCTCGCCGACGGCACCATCCGCGTACTGACAACCGGGCCGGACTGGCGGGGCGCGGTTGCTGGCGTCGTCGTGGCCAGCGGCATCTACGCGGGCGAGCGGGTCGACGCCGGCCGCGCCGTCTCCGGCTGGAGCCTGCCCGGGTTCGACGACGCCGCGTGGGCGCCGGTGCGCGTGGACGCGTCCGACGTCGTCCCCGAGCCTGCCATCGCCGAACCCGTGCGGCGGGTCGGGGAGCTCTCGGTCCGCGAGGTGATCACCACGCCGTCGGGGCGCACGGTGCTCGACTTCGGGCAGAACCTCGTGGGCCGCCTCCGGGTGCGGGTGACGGGGGAGCGCGGGCAGGTGATCACGCTGCGGCACGCCGAGGTGCTGGAGCACGGGGAGCTCGGCGTGCGGCCCCTGCGGCACGCGGCGGCCACGGACCACCTGGTGCTCTCCGGGGGTGACGACACCTTCGAGCCCGAGTTCACGTTCCACGGGTTCCGGTACGCCGAGGTCGACGGCTGGCCCGGGGAGCTCGACCTGGAGGCGGCCCGCGCGGCCGTGACCGCCGTCGTCATCAGCAGCGACATGCGCCGCACCGGATGGTTCGAGAGCTCGGACGAGCGCGTGAACCGACTGCACGAGAACGTCGTGCAGGGTATGCGCGGCAACTTCGTCTCGCTGCCCACCGACTGCCCCCAGCGCGACGAACGCCTCGGCTGGACCGGCGACATCCAGGTCTTCGGGCCCACCGCGAGCTACCTCTTCGACAGCAACGCCTTCCTCGCCTCCTGGCTGCGCGACGTCGCCGCCGAGCAAGCCGCACGCGGCGGCGTCTGCCCGATCGTGGTGCCGTTCGTGCTGCCGTTCGGGTCCAAACCCGCCGCGGCCTGGGGCGACGCCGCCGCCGTCGTGCCCACGACCCTGCTCGAACGGTTCGCCGACCGGCGGGCGCTCGCGGAGCAGTACCCGAGCATGCGGGCCTGGGCCGACGTGCTGCTGGACCTGTCCGGGGAGCGGCTGCTCTGGGAGGGCATGTTCCAGTTCGGGGACTGGCTCGACCCGGACGCGCCGCCGGACGACCCGGCCGGCGCCAAGACCGACCCCGACATCGTGGCCAGCGCCTACCTGGTGCGGTCCTTGCAGCTCGTCACGCGGGCGGCCCGCGAGGTGGGCGACGCGGCGGGCGTCGAGCGGTACGGCGACCTCGCCGAGCGGGCGCGACTGGCCTGGGCGGCCGAGTACACGACGCCGTCGGGCCGGATCGTCTCGGACGCGCAGACCGCGTACGCGCTGGCCATCACGTTCGACCTCGTCGACGACGCGACGCGCGCGGTGATGGGCGACCGGCTCGCCTGGCTCGTGCGCCGCGCGGGCTACCGCATCGGCACCGGGTTCGTGGGCACACCGATCATCCAGGACGCGCTCACCGGCACCGGGCACGCCGACGTCGCCGGCCGGCTGCTGCTCCAGACCGGCGTGCCGTCCTGGCTGTACGCCGTGACCATGGGCGCCACCACGGTCTGGGAGCGGTGGGACAGCATGCTGCCGGACGGGAGCATCAACCCCGGCGAGATGACGTCGTTCAACCACTACGCCTTCGGGGCCGTCGCGGACTGGCTGCACCGCACGGTGGCCGGGCTCGCCCCGGACGCAGCGGGATACCGCCGGCTGCGGGTCGCGCCGGTGCCGATCGCGGGGCTGGACCACGCGGTGACGCGGTTCTCGACGCCGTACGGGTTGGCGGAGGCCGGCTGGGTCGCGCGCGACGGGGAGATCGTGGTGCACACCGTCGTGCCGCCGAATGCGTCGGCGGTCGTGGTGCTGCCGGACGGCTCCGGCGAGTTCGAGGTGGGCGCCGGGCGGCACGAGTGGACCGTGCCCGACCCGCGCGACCGGTCCGTCCCGCCGCCGGTCACGCTCGGCTCCACGCTGGGCGCAGTCGCCGACGACCCGGAGGCGTTCGCGACCGTCCTGGCCGCCGTCGAGGCCGCGGACACCGGGCATACCGGCGCGCTGCGCTCGCTGAAGGAGTGGACCGACCAGCGGACCCTGGAGGAGGAGCTGGTGCGGCTCCCGTCGGGCGCGCCGGAGCAGGTGCGGACGGCGCTCGACGACCTCAACGCCCGCCGCGGCGCGGTGGTCGCGGGGTAG
- a CDS encoding VOC family protein, which translates to MTTVQPVQITFDCASPERVGRFWCEALGYVPPDPTEDGFATWEEYSLSLPEEKRDSWFGASDPNGVGPRLFFQRVPEGKVVKNRVHLDIKVGRGLVGEERLAVLESHAVRLEAIGATRGILLLADGENESCQNMQDVEGNEFCLD; encoded by the coding sequence ATGACGACCGTTCAGCCCGTCCAGATCACCTTCGACTGTGCCAGCCCTGAGCGCGTGGGCCGGTTCTGGTGCGAGGCACTGGGGTACGTCCCGCCGGACCCGACCGAGGACGGTTTCGCCACGTGGGAGGAGTACAGCCTCTCGCTGCCCGAGGAGAAGCGGGACTCGTGGTTCGGCGCGAGCGACCCGAACGGCGTCGGCCCGCGGCTGTTCTTCCAGCGCGTGCCGGAGGGCAAGGTCGTCAAGAACCGGGTGCACCTCGACATCAAGGTCGGCCGGGGCCTGGTGGGCGAGGAACGGCTGGCGGTCCTGGAGTCGCACGCCGTCCGCCTGGAGGCGATCGGCGCGACGCGCGGCATCCTCCTGCTGGCCGACGGCGAGAACGAGTCCTGCCAGAACATGCAGGACGTCGAGGGCAACGAGTTCTGCCTGGACTGA
- a CDS encoding glycoside hydrolase family 125 protein — MSYVTGSAAPETGTAALYDPDVLVDLVEQVRERLGGEIADAVGRCMADTLARTITLHPDGTAFVITGDIPAMWLRDSTTQLAPFLHLAAADERLADTIAAVSRRQQSSILRDPYANAFNDGPTGGGHRDRTGHPETGQSPWVWERKYEIDSLAYPLQLAFDLWRVTGRTDHLTDLGQVGRTVIDLWRTEQRHAEASSYTFERTDCPPTDTLVRDGRGPEVGFTGMTWAGFRPSDDACTHGYNVPGNALAATTLGHLAQLAAEVLHDDDLAAAATTLRVEIERGIREHGVVTGPDGVPVYAYEVDGRGGVLLADDANTPSLLALPLTGWCRADDPLYLATRDLVLSPANPYYYRGSAASGIGSPHTPEGHVWPIALAIQGLTSTDPAERRALLDLILATDDGTGAVHESFHADDPGIWTREWFSWANSMFCELALETAGLRTYRRPAPDHTPDSTAGSAAESVSGSAQ; from the coding sequence ATGAGCTACGTGACAGGCAGCGCGGCGCCGGAGACCGGTACGGCCGCGCTCTACGACCCGGACGTCCTCGTGGACCTGGTCGAGCAGGTCCGCGAGCGGCTGGGCGGCGAGATCGCGGACGCCGTCGGCCGCTGCATGGCGGACACGCTCGCCCGGACGATCACCCTCCACCCGGACGGCACCGCCTTCGTGATCACCGGCGACATCCCGGCGATGTGGCTGCGGGACTCGACGACGCAGCTCGCGCCGTTCCTGCACCTCGCCGCCGCGGACGAGCGGCTCGCGGACACGATCGCGGCCGTCTCGCGGCGGCAGCAGTCCTCGATCCTGCGCGACCCGTACGCCAACGCCTTCAACGACGGGCCCACCGGCGGCGGCCACCGCGACCGCACGGGACACCCGGAGACGGGGCAGTCGCCCTGGGTCTGGGAGCGCAAGTACGAGATCGACTCCCTGGCCTACCCGCTGCAGCTCGCCTTCGACCTGTGGCGCGTCACCGGCCGTACCGACCACCTCACCGACCTCGGGCAGGTGGGGCGCACCGTCATCGACCTGTGGCGCACCGAGCAGCGGCACGCGGAGGCGTCGTCGTACACCTTCGAGCGCACCGACTGCCCGCCGACCGACACCCTGGTGCGCGACGGCCGCGGGCCCGAGGTGGGGTTCACGGGCATGACCTGGGCGGGCTTCCGCCCCAGCGACGACGCCTGCACCCACGGCTACAACGTGCCGGGCAACGCGCTCGCGGCAACGACGCTCGGGCACCTGGCGCAGCTCGCCGCCGAGGTGCTGCACGACGACGACCTCGCCGCCGCGGCCACGACCCTGCGTGTTGAGATCGAGCGCGGCATCCGCGAGCACGGCGTCGTGACCGGGCCCGACGGCGTGCCGGTCTACGCGTACGAGGTGGACGGCCGCGGCGGCGTGCTCCTGGCGGACGACGCCAACACGCCCAGCCTGCTCGCCCTGCCGCTGACCGGCTGGTGCCGCGCCGACGACCCGCTCTACCTCGCGACCCGCGACCTGGTGCTCAGCCCCGCCAACCCGTACTACTACCGCGGCTCGGCGGCCTCCGGCATCGGCAGCCCGCACACGCCCGAGGGCCACGTCTGGCCCATCGCGCTGGCGATCCAGGGCCTGACCAGCACCGACCCGGCCGAGCGCCGCGCGCTGCTCGACCTGATCCTGGCGACCGACGACGGGACCGGCGCCGTGCACGAGTCGTTCCACGCGGACGACCCCGGTATCTGGACCCGCGAGTGGTTCTCCTGGGCGAACTCCATGTTCTGCGAGCTGGCCCTGGAGACCGCGGGCCTGCGCACCTACCGCCGTCCGGCCCCGGACCACACACCTGACTCGACCGCCGGAAGCGCGGCCGAGTCAGTCTCGGGGTCAGCACAGTGA
- a CDS encoding extracellular solute-binding protein: MSRTFPTRRFAAATAAAALAATGALTGCAASGSGDGTTEITFLTSNDAPNPETAEALAAAFEEEHPDVSVDVEIRPGGTEGDNLVKTRLSTGEMADVFYYNSGSLLQALNPDSTLVDLSDQEWVSSLTEEFTPVVSTDNGLYGAPLGASFAGGVVYNKPLYEELGLEVPETWDEFMANNATIAAEGDGVAPVIQTYGETWTSQLFVLGDFANVLAVDPEWADQYTAHQRSYADEPALLGFQHQQEVAEAGYFNEDFPSAAFQDGARMVAEGEGAHYPMLSSVIQTILQNTPDAVDDIGFFALPAEDAANTQATIWQPNALYVPRSTEGAELEAAKELVAFANSEAGCEIQNELLPPAGPYAGTCEALDTAPALLADIQAYFDAGKAANALEFSSPVKGPNLEKVTVEVGSGIKTAEEAAEFYDQDVENQARQLGLEGW; the protein is encoded by the coding sequence CGTCCGGCTCCGGCGACGGCACCACCGAGATCACGTTCCTGACCTCGAACGACGCCCCCAACCCCGAGACCGCCGAGGCCCTGGCCGCGGCCTTCGAGGAGGAGCACCCCGACGTCTCGGTCGACGTCGAGATCCGCCCCGGCGGCACCGAGGGCGACAACCTCGTCAAGACCCGGCTGTCCACCGGCGAGATGGCCGACGTCTTCTACTACAACTCGGGCTCCCTGCTCCAGGCCCTCAACCCCGACTCCACCCTGGTGGACCTGAGCGACCAGGAGTGGGTCAGCTCGCTGACCGAGGAGTTCACCCCCGTCGTCAGCACCGACAACGGGCTGTACGGCGCGCCGCTCGGCGCCTCGTTCGCGGGCGGCGTCGTCTACAACAAGCCGCTCTACGAGGAGCTCGGGCTGGAGGTCCCCGAGACCTGGGACGAGTTCATGGCGAACAACGCGACGATCGCCGCCGAGGGTGACGGCGTCGCCCCCGTGATCCAGACCTACGGCGAGACGTGGACCAGCCAGCTCTTCGTGCTGGGCGACTTCGCCAACGTGCTCGCCGTCGACCCCGAGTGGGCCGACCAGTACACGGCCCACCAGCGCTCCTACGCCGACGAGCCCGCGCTCCTGGGCTTCCAGCACCAGCAGGAGGTGGCCGAGGCCGGGTACTTCAACGAGGACTTCCCGTCCGCGGCCTTCCAGGACGGCGCCCGCATGGTCGCCGAGGGCGAGGGCGCGCACTACCCGATGCTCTCCAGCGTCATCCAGACGATCCTGCAGAACACGCCCGACGCCGTGGACGACATCGGCTTCTTCGCCCTCCCGGCCGAGGACGCCGCCAACACGCAGGCCACGATCTGGCAGCCCAACGCTCTCTACGTGCCGAGGTCCACCGAGGGCGCCGAGCTGGAGGCCGCCAAGGAGCTCGTCGCCTTCGCGAACAGCGAGGCCGGCTGCGAGATCCAGAACGAGCTGCTGCCGCCCGCCGGGCCGTACGCGGGCACGTGCGAGGCGCTCGACACCGCGCCGGCGCTCCTGGCCGACATCCAGGCCTACTTCGACGCCGGGAAGGCCGCCAACGCCCTGGAGTTCAGCTCCCCGGTCAAGGGCCCCAACCTGGAGAAGGTCACCGTCGAGGTGGGCTCCGGCATCAAGACCGCCGAGGAGGCCGCCGAGTTCTACGACCAGGACGTCGAGAACCAGGCCCGCCAGCTCGGCCTCGAGGGCTGGTAG
- a CDS encoding SDR family NAD(P)-dependent oxidoreductase has translation MTRELPLDGRTAVVTGAARGIGEATARRLADDGAAVLLVDVSPTAEDLRDELRAAGHRAASAVMDVADEAAWTDAVAACHAELGRPQILVNNAYAGRIASLADTPPESWEHQIRVTLTGAYLATRALLPDLSASGNGAVVMVSSVHAHFGLPGRAAYASAKAGMTGLARQLAAEYAPAVRVNSVLPGPVLTPHWDGVGDAERASAAAATALGRLGEASEVADAIAYLCSDRASFITGVELNVDGGWSVTKESV, from the coding sequence ATGACGCGTGAGCTCCCCCTGGACGGCCGGACCGCCGTCGTCACCGGCGCCGCCCGGGGCATCGGCGAGGCGACCGCCCGGCGCCTGGCCGACGACGGCGCCGCCGTCCTGCTCGTGGACGTCTCCCCCACCGCCGAGGACCTGCGGGACGAGCTGCGCGCGGCGGGACACCGGGCGGCGTCGGCGGTCATGGACGTGGCCGACGAGGCCGCTTGGACCGACGCCGTCGCCGCCTGCCACGCGGAGCTCGGCCGGCCGCAGATCCTGGTGAACAACGCCTACGCGGGGCGCATCGCCTCGCTGGCGGACACGCCGCCGGAGAGCTGGGAGCACCAGATTCGGGTGACGCTGACGGGCGCCTACCTCGCGACGCGCGCGCTGCTGCCGGACCTGTCGGCGTCGGGCAACGGCGCCGTGGTGATGGTCTCCTCGGTGCACGCGCACTTCGGGCTGCCCGGCCGGGCCGCGTACGCCTCGGCGAAGGCGGGGATGACGGGGCTCGCGCGGCAGCTCGCCGCCGAGTACGCCCCCGCCGTCCGCGTGAACAGCGTGCTGCCCGGGCCCGTGCTCACGCCGCACTGGGACGGCGTCGGCGATGCCGAGCGCGCGAGCGCCGCGGCGGCGACGGCGCTGGGCCGGCTCGGCGAGGCGTCCGAGGTCGCCGACGCGATCGCCTACCTCTGCTCCGACCGCGCCTCGTTCATCACGGGCGTCGAGCTGAACGTCGACGGCGGGTGGAGCGTCACCAAGGAGTCGGTGTGA
- a CDS encoding aldehyde dehydrogenase family protein, which produces MSERATETTGLATADLFVGGQYVPAEGGRYTDFVRALTGERIARVAAASVADANRAADAAAAALETWSGLPPAARREVLAGAARLLAERADEIARVMGEEMGATRPWCEFNVHVATGMLAEAAAQAYSAVGEIIPSDVPGLTAYGVRQPAGVVVGIAPWNAPLILGVRAVAMPLVLGNTVVLKASEQTPRTQAAIVDVLREAGAPAGAINLISNAPQDAPAVVEALVAHPAVRRVNFTGSTRVGRVIGELGGRHLTRVLLELGGKAPFVVLPDADLAEAAAAASFGAFMNQGQICMSTERVVVDRSVADDLSARLAARAAGLAVGAPDDPQSQVGPMVHAAARDHVLDLIADAQQQGAEVIAGGTADGLYLRPTVVRGVRPGMRIYGEESFGPVVSITEADGADEAVRIANDTEYGLSAAVFGGDVTAALDVARRIRSGICHVNGATVHDEPQMPFGGVGASGWGRFGSRAAIEEFTELRWITVQAGSRPYPI; this is translated from the coding sequence ATGTCAGAACGCGCTACCGAGACCACCGGCCTGGCCACCGCCGACCTGTTCGTCGGCGGGCAGTACGTGCCCGCCGAGGGCGGCCGGTACACCGACTTCGTCCGAGCGCTGACCGGCGAGAGGATCGCGCGCGTCGCCGCCGCCTCCGTCGCGGACGCGAACCGCGCGGCCGACGCCGCCGCGGCAGCCCTGGAGACCTGGTCCGGGCTGCCCCCGGCCGCCCGCCGCGAGGTGCTCGCGGGTGCCGCGCGTCTGCTGGCCGAGCGGGCGGACGAGATCGCCCGGGTGATGGGCGAGGAGATGGGCGCCACCCGGCCGTGGTGCGAGTTCAACGTGCACGTCGCCACGGGGATGCTCGCCGAGGCGGCGGCGCAGGCGTACTCCGCCGTCGGCGAGATCATCCCGTCCGACGTGCCGGGGCTGACCGCCTACGGCGTCCGGCAGCCCGCGGGCGTCGTCGTCGGCATTGCGCCGTGGAACGCGCCCCTGATCCTGGGTGTCCGGGCCGTCGCGATGCCGCTGGTGCTGGGCAACACCGTGGTCCTCAAGGCCAGCGAGCAGACGCCGCGCACCCAGGCCGCGATCGTCGACGTGCTGCGCGAGGCCGGGGCGCCCGCGGGGGCGATCAACCTGATCAGCAACGCGCCGCAGGACGCGCCCGCGGTCGTCGAGGCGCTCGTGGCGCACCCGGCCGTGCGGCGCGTCAACTTCACCGGGTCGACGCGGGTGGGCCGGGTGATCGGCGAGCTCGGCGGCCGGCACCTGACCCGGGTGCTGCTGGAACTCGGCGGGAAGGCGCCGTTCGTCGTCCTGCCCGACGCCGACCTGGCCGAGGCGGCGGCCGCCGCGAGCTTCGGTGCGTTCATGAACCAGGGCCAGATCTGCATGTCCACGGAGCGCGTCGTCGTCGACCGGTCCGTCGCCGACGACCTCTCCGCGCGGCTCGCCGCCCGCGCCGCGGGCCTGGCCGTGGGCGCGCCGGACGACCCGCAGTCGCAGGTGGGGCCCATGGTGCACGCCGCGGCGCGGGACCACGTGCTCGACCTGATCGCCGACGCCCAGCAGCAGGGCGCCGAGGTGATCGCCGGCGGCACCGCCGACGGGCTGTACCTGCGACCCACGGTGGTGCGGGGCGTGCGGCCCGGCATGCGGATCTACGGCGAGGAGTCCTTCGGGCCGGTCGTCTCGATCACCGAGGCCGACGGCGCCGACGAGGCCGTGCGGATCGCCAACGACACCGAGTACGGCCTGTCGGCCGCGGTGTTCGGCGGGGACGTGACGGCCGCGCTCGACGTCGCGCGCCGCATCCGGTCCGGGATCTGCCACGTCAACGGGGCGACGGTGCACGACGAGCCGCAGATGCCGTTCGGCGGCGTGGGCGCCAGCGGGTGGGGACGGTTCGGCTCGCGGGCGGCGATCGAGGAGTTCACGGAGCTGCGCTGGATCACGGTGCAGGCGGGGTCGCGGCCGTACCCGATCTAG
- a CDS encoding carbohydrate ABC transporter permease produces MTEVGSAKRRRTAGSGSTSATQRSIYPTWFYLPAGVLYLIFFAVPTFASFWFSLTRWTLFDTEFIGLDNFVQFFAEPQLSRGFLNTLIYGFVTSGAKVVLGLALAVLLTSQLVGRGYLRSVVFFPVLVSTIGVGITFKALLDPFDGVVNTMLATFGIEGPGWFTDPNQALLTIAAVDVWKGLGIATLIYIAGIVAIPQEYYEAARVDGAGAWRQFRSITLPLVQPATATVIILSLIGGLRSFDLIWATTGGGPGFTSDVIGSVIYKQYQAGFYGLSTAGNVILFLVVTAIMVPVSLLLNRKEVDR; encoded by the coding sequence ATGACCGAGGTGGGGTCCGCCAAGCGTCGTCGGACGGCGGGCTCAGGCTCCACCTCGGCCACCCAGCGCAGCATCTACCCGACCTGGTTCTACCTGCCGGCCGGCGTGCTCTACCTGATCTTCTTCGCGGTGCCCACGTTCGCGTCGTTCTGGTTCAGCCTGACCCGCTGGACCCTGTTCGACACCGAGTTCATCGGCCTGGACAACTTCGTGCAGTTCTTCGCCGAGCCGCAGCTCTCGCGCGGGTTCCTGAACACGCTGATCTACGGCTTCGTGACCTCGGGCGCCAAGGTCGTGCTCGGGCTGGCGCTCGCGGTGCTGCTCACCTCGCAGCTCGTGGGCCGCGGCTACCTGCGCTCCGTGGTGTTCTTCCCGGTGCTGGTCTCCACCATCGGCGTGGGCATCACGTTCAAGGCCCTGCTCGACCCGTTCGACGGCGTGGTCAACACGATGCTCGCCACGTTCGGCATCGAGGGACCGGGGTGGTTCACCGATCCGAACCAGGCGCTGCTGACCATCGCGGCCGTCGACGTCTGGAAGGGGCTCGGCATCGCGACGCTCATCTACATCGCGGGCATCGTCGCGATCCCGCAGGAGTACTACGAGGCCGCGCGGGTCGACGGCGCGGGCGCCTGGCGTCAGTTCCGCTCCATCACGCTGCCGCTGGTCCAGCCCGCGACGGCCACCGTGATCATCCTGTCCCTGATCGGCGGCCTGCGGTCGTTCGACCTCATCTGGGCGACCACGGGCGGCGGCCCCGGGTTCACCAGCGACGTGATCGGGTCCGTCATCTACAAGCAGTACCAGGCCGGCTTCTACGGGCTGTCGACGGCGGGCAACGTGATCCTGTTCCTCGTGGTCACGGCGATCATGGTGCCGGTCTCCCTGCTGCTCAACCGCAAGGAGGTGGACCGATGA
- a CDS encoding carbohydrate ABC transporter permease, whose amino-acid sequence MSATRRQQTISAWIFLAVPVALFAVFLLLPVVMAIGLSLTDYSVIGDFEWVGLDNYARIAGDPIFWVAVRNTAFYTVLYVPAGLLVALGTALLLNRSTRVARVFRTLFYIPVVSSTVATAAIWFWLLNPQYGLFNAVLGWFGIDGPAWLYESRWAMIAIVMMSVWAGFGANMIIYLGALQGVPRELTDAARVDGAGAYRVFWHVTRPAISRATFLILTLLLIAAFQVFDQAYVLTKGGPGNSTLTLVYYIYDRGFGRLEMGYASALSFVLFLVILVFSVANARATGRETGR is encoded by the coding sequence GTGAGTGCCACCCGGCGGCAGCAGACCATCTCCGCCTGGATCTTCCTGGCCGTGCCGGTCGCGCTGTTCGCCGTCTTCCTGCTGCTGCCGGTGGTGATGGCGATCGGCCTGAGCCTGACGGACTACTCCGTCATCGGCGACTTCGAGTGGGTGGGCCTGGACAACTACGCGCGCATCGCGGGCGACCCGATCTTCTGGGTCGCGGTGCGCAACACCGCGTTCTACACGGTGCTGTACGTGCCGGCCGGGCTGCTGGTCGCGCTCGGCACCGCGCTGCTGCTGAACCGCAGCACGCGCGTGGCCCGCGTCTTCCGCACCCTGTTCTACATCCCGGTGGTCTCCTCGACCGTGGCGACCGCCGCGATCTGGTTCTGGCTGCTGAACCCGCAGTACGGCCTGTTCAACGCGGTGCTCGGCTGGTTCGGCATCGACGGGCCGGCGTGGCTGTACGAGTCCCGCTGGGCGATGATCGCCATCGTCATGATGAGCGTCTGGGCCGGGTTCGGCGCCAACATGATCATCTACCTCGGCGCCCTGCAGGGCGTGCCCCGCGAGCTGACCGACGCCGCCCGCGTCGACGGCGCGGGGGCCTACCGGGTGTTCTGGCACGTGACCCGGCCGGCGATCTCGCGAGCGACGTTCCTCATCCTGACGCTGCTGCTGATCGCCGCGTTCCAGGTGTTCGACCAGGCGTACGTGCTGACCAAGGGCGGCCCCGGCAACTCGACGCTCACGCTCGTCTACTACATCTACGACCGCGGCTTCGGGCGGCTCGAGATGGGCTACGCCTCGGCGCTGTCGTTCGTGCTGTTCCTGGTCATCCTCGTCTTCTCGGTCGCCAACGCCCGGGCCACCGGACGGGAGACCGGCCGATGA